Proteins encoded within one genomic window of Tachysurus vachellii isolate PV-2020 chromosome 16, HZAU_Pvac_v1, whole genome shotgun sequence:
- the LOC132859136 gene encoding achaete-scute homolog 4: MAADHLQEIAEQGSYVQPLSFGLCMHQHASFRDALSLHFEQTYLEPVYSHRYSGCFSYMHFPTHLSMYDCSFEPAFIRKRNERERQRVRCVNEGYARLREHLPQEFEDKRLSKVETLRAAISYIKHLQNLLELRLPDAMMELSPGSTRGSEAVRQLTECNSDGESKHSLSDNGEPCY, translated from the coding sequence ATGGCTGCTGACCATTTGCAAGAGATTGCAGAGCAAGGGTCCTATGTGCAGCCTTTATCTTTTGGCCTGTGCATGCACCAGCATGCttcgttcagagatgctctaaGCCTCCACTTTGAGCAAACTTACTTAGAGCCGGTCTACAGCCACAGATACAGTGGGTGCTTCTCCTACATGCACTTCCCGACACACCTGAGCATGTACGACTGCTCCTTTGAACCTGCATTCATCCGTAAACGCAACGAGCGCGAAAGGCAGAGGGTCCGTTGTGTGAACGAGGGCTATGCACGGCTCAGAGAGCACCTGCCTCAAGAGTTTGAGGATAAAAGACTGAGTAAGGTGGAGACGTTACGGGCAGCCATCAGTTACATCAAACATCTGCAGAATCTCCTGGAGCTCCGACTGCCAGATGCCATGATGGAGCTGTCACCTGGGAGCACAAGAGGAAGTGAAGCTGTAAGGCAGCTCACAGAGTGTAACAGTGATGGAGAGTCTAAACACAGCCTGAGTGACAACGGGGAACCATGCTACTGA